AGGCGCGTCAGGCTGCACAGGCGCAACTGCTCGCTGACCTGCGCCGCGAGTAACTGGCACTGTTCACGACTGCGCGCTTGTCGACGTTCGAGCAACAGATCGCCGATGTCGATCAACTGCAACAACCATTCTTCGCCCAACGGCTGCACCCAGCCGCGCAAGTGCAGCGGTTGCCCGGCGAGACTAAAAAAGTCCAGGTCCAGGCTCTGTCCCTGCCACTCGGCCGGCGTGCCTTCGACCGACAGGGCGCTATGGGGCATGAGGTAATCGAGCAGGTGCGGTGACTGCGCGTCGGGTATCTGTTGCGCCAGCAGATGCCGCAACGGACCGCTCAGCTGAATCACTCGACCTTCATCATTCAGATGCAGCTGCAAGCCGACACGCTGCACGCTCGCAGGCTCTGGCGTGTTCGGGGTCTGTGGCGGGTGACGATTGAGCAGACGCCCGAAGAGTTTGTCCCCGGAGCTCAAAACTGCAGGCTCGATTGGGCCGTGAGGATCGGCGGCAGATTGGGCACCGAACCGATTCCCGGCAGCACCAGGAACGGCAGCACTTGATTCAGTTTACTGGTGGGGTAGTTGATGCTGACCGTCAGCACGCCGCCGGTGTAGGTGGCGCTGGCGTCGGTGGCCACGTTGAAATTCAGCGCGGCGGGAATCCAGGCCAGCTGCCGGGTCAGTTCGGTGGTCGCGATGTTTCTGACCGCCGTGTCGTAATTGGCGGTGCTCGGGTCCAGCGCCACACTGCGACGCACCGCTTCGGCCGTGGACTTATTGAACGATTGCATCAGCAACAGCGGCAGGCTGTAACTGACCAACCCATAAAACACGGCGAAAAAAATCACGAACACCAAGGCAAACTCAATCGCCACGGCACCTTTTTGCTTGCGGGGGAGGCCTGTTTTCATGAGTGCGTCTACCCTGACAATTACTGCGTAGTGTCAGCATAGAATCATTCAGCCAAAACGGACGTTTTTTACCGGATGCAGAGCCTTGTCCTACTCATCTGGCTGACGCTTTGCGCAGCACAGGATGCCCGAGAACGCCACATCGCCAATGGCCTGACCGTGGGCGCAGGTGTGCTGGCGCTTATCTATCTGTTGTGGACAGGGACTACGTGGCTGGGGGCCGAGGCGGTGCAGGGCGGCTGGGCTTTGTTGTTGGCATTGGCCTTCACCTTGCCCGGTTATGCAGTGCGACGCATGGGGGCAGGCGACGTGAAGCTGATGGCGACGCTGGGTCTTGCGACGGACGGTACGCACTTGCTCGGCGGTTTCATCGGCGCCGGGGTGGCCAGTGTGCTCTGGCTGCTGCTGGCGCCAAGACTCTGGCTGCATATGGGGCAGAGGCTTAGAGCGCGTCTTCGTTACCTGGAGCCTGGCGCGTCAAAAAAGCAGCCCTTTGCGCCGTTCGTGCTGGTGGGTGTGCTGCTCACACTGGCCTGGATGCATTAATCGCAGGCGTCCCCTGTTCTATGTACATAGTTGGAAAGTGCGTCTACTTTCAAAATTGTTGTTGTACAGCCTGTGGTGTCGGTGCAGGAGCAGCCAAGCCAGACTTGGCATGGAGTGGCACGTGAACAAGCTTACCTCGGCAGTAAAAGTTCTTGTGGTTGATGATGAGCCGTTGATTGTCGAAGAGCTTTGCGAGTTCATCGAGCTCAATGGTTATCGCTGTGTGCCTTGTGTCTCCGGCCATCAGGCGATCGAGCGTTTCAGCGAAGACGTGAATATCGGCTTGGTGCTGTGTGATTTGCAGATGCCTGACATGGATGGCATCCAGCTTGTCCAGGCGCTGCAGCGGTTGTCCGGCAAGCATCGGGCGTTCGAGGCGATCATGCTCACCGGGCATGCGAACAAGCAGGATGTGATCAAGGCTTTGCGTATCGGGTTCGCCGATTACTATCAGAAGCCGATTGATCTGGCTGAGTTGCTCGAAGGTTTACAGCGTCAGGAAGTGGCCTTGCAGGAGCGGCAGAGAAATCTGCAGTTGGGGCATTTGAGTCAGAAGCTGCAGTACCTTTGTGAATCGATCGATGAGCTTTATCAGGATCTGGACAAGGTTCGTCGGGGGGCGTCCCCGGAACCTGTGTCAGGTTCAGTTGACGGTGTGGTCGGTGACCCGGAGCGGGTGGTGGGGATGCCGGCGGTGTTCAATCAGTTGTCGCCGCGTCAGTTGGAGGTGGCGCAGTTGGTGGGCAAGGGGCAGACCAATTATCAGATTGCCTGTGAGTTGGGGATTACCGAGAACACGGTGAAGCTTTATGTGTCGCAGGTGTTGCGGTTGACGCATATGCATAATCGTACGCAGGTGGCGTTGGCGTTGTCGCCCGGGAATGCCGGGGGGCGGCGGGTTTCTGCGCATTGATCTTGGCGGCCTTTGGGCCGACCATGTTCTTGTTGACCGGGTACATATCCATTTCTGCGGTAACGGCTGCTTAGGGTTCCGCTCTTACAGCGGGTCACTTTTGGCAAACGCCCCAAAAGTAACCAAAAGGTCTCGCCCCGAACGTCCGGCCCCTCGCTAAGGCTCGGGGTTCCTTCGCTCCGGTATCCATCTGGGGGCATCGCCCTACGGTTGGCTTCGCTTCAACCTACATGCGATGTGTTCGACTGCGTCGAACGGCGCTGCGCGCCAATCCCCAGATGAACACCTCCACTCAGCCTCCCGAAGGGGCGGGTGAATCAAGATCAAAAGCGGCAGGCGAGCTAACGCTCGGCCTGTAGTTTGGCGGGTGTATGCCGCTCCCCTGTGAGCTGCCGAAGGCTGCGATCTTTTGATCCTGGCGGCCTGACAGCCGACCAATCTCTCCCAGACATACACCGACCCACTTGTAGGAGCGAGCGGTGCGGCGATCCGACTTGCCCGCGAAGACGGCCTTACAGGCAACGATGTTTATTGGTCGGTAAAAACGTCAGAACCTTCCCACATGTTTTTCAGGTTGCCCGTCGGAAGCGGCGTCTCTAGCCTTTGTCCGTCGCTGACAATTCAGCGACCGGGCGTCGCGGCTCGATTCTTGAGGCATAATCGCTCCACCGAACAACAACACTTTTTGGTGTCTGTCGTTTCGTGTCATGGCGACTGTGCGCGGGATACCTTCGGGTATGCCGAGCAAGCCTCAGGGGTCGGTCCGCGAACCCGCGTACAGCTGCCACCCCAAATTGCGTCGCGGCAATTTGGAAGTGGCTCCATTTCATCCCGGAGGTGTAATCATGTTCAAAGCCACACCAAATCCCCCTGAAACTGACGACGTTTCGCCCTACGAATCCCTCGATTCGAAAAAACTCAACGAAGCCGCCGAACGCGCGCTCGACCACTACCTCAAGCCACCACCCAAACAACCCGAAGGCCGCAAGCCAAGGAGGATGTTTCTGGTCGCCCCGGACATGGACAACGAAAGCCTGCTCGCCCATGTCTGCGAATCACTAGCCTCAGCCAGCGTCATGACCAGCGATATCGCCGCCTATGTCGACGCCCCGCAGCGGCATACGCTCCTGGCGATTCAGCAGGTCATCATGCTGGCCGAGCTGGCGGTGAATCGGGTGCTGGATAACGTCGACGTACCAAAAGCCGCGCCACACAGCTGACCCCTTGCAGGAGCGGGCCCCTCACCACAGGCTCGCTCCTGCAGGATCAGCGGTCTTTCAAGAACCAAACGCCCGCGCCAGCGCGGTGAAGCTCGGTCCGGCCAGCACGATCAGCAATGCCGGGAAGAGGAACAGCATCATCACCACGGACATTTTCGCGGACATTTTGGAGATGTATTCCTGTAAGCGAGTCAGGCGTCGGTCATCGAGCAGCAGCTTGAGCGCCAGCAGTGATTTCATCGCGCCGCCGCCTTGGTGAATCAGTTGTTGAAGGATCACGCAGGTGTCGGTGAATTCGTCCACCGCGAGCAATTGGGTGGCCTTGTTCAGTTCTTCGCCCAGTTCCAGACCGGAATCGACCCGCGCCAGTATCAGGCGCAATTCGTGGGTCAGGGTCGGTAGCAGTTGTTTGCCTTCAACGCTCAACACTCGCAGTGACTGTTCCACCGCCATGCCGGATTCGAACAGGATGCGCAGCAGTGGAATGAAGGTTGATACCTCGATCGCCAGTTGTTTTTGCCGCTGCTGCGCGGCGGCGGCCAGCAAGCGTTTGGGCAGCAGGTAGCCGAGGGCGGTGGCGAGGGTCGGGGTAATCCAGTGGTTGTTCACTTGCGGGAAGAACAGGCCCTGGATCAACAGGCACAGGGCCAACGCCAGCACCGGTGTGCCGATCTGGCAGGCGGCGAACAGCGAGCGTTGTCGGGCGCTGCGCCAGCCGAGGCGGTTGAGCAGGGTCTGGGTTTCGTTGTCCAGTTGGATCGAACGCTGACCGATGCGGCTGTCGCCCAGCAGTTGTAGCCAGTGACTGACGCGATGGTCGCTCAGCGGTTTGCCGTCCAGCCGTTGGGCTACCTGGCGTGCACGCCGGTGCTGGTCCAGCAGGCCACTGAGCAGCAACAGCGTGGCCGCCAGAAACAGCAGTGCGCTCAGCAGCAGGGCGATTTTCATACGCTTCGCAACATGCGCCACAGCGCCAGGCAGCCCACGACCTGCAAGCCGAACGCGGTCGCCAGCATCATTTGTCCCGAGCCGCTGTTCCACATGGCCAACAGGTATTTCGGATTGGACACCAAAAAGTAACCGGCAAGCCCCACAGGCATCAGCCCCAGCACCACGGCCGTGACGCGGGTTTCGCCGGTCATGGCGCGCAGTTGGCGCGCCGCCTGGTCTCGTTCGCGGATCATTTTGATCAGGTTTTCAAACAGCTCACTGGCATTGCCGCCGTAGCGGTGATTGACCTTCAGGCCCAGGGCGAACAGGCGAAACTCGTCTTTCTCATACAGCTCGGCGAGGTCCGAGATGGCGTCCGGCAGGCTGACACCCAAGTGCACGTTGCGTTGAACCCGAGCCATGGCGTCTTTCAGTGGCGCTTCGGCGGCGTTGATGGCGCCCAGCACTGCATCGGCCAGGGTGCGTCCGGACTTCAGGCTGCGCACGGTGTGGTCGAGCAGCGTCGGCAGTTGTTCGATCATGCGCTTGAGTCGGCGCTGATATCGCCAGCTGATGTACAGCCGCAGAGCCAGGGGCGGCACCAGTAGCAACATCAACAAACCGATCCAGCCCGCGAGGGCAAACCCCAGCAGGGCGCCCAAGGCCCAGAGCAGCAGCCACGACCCGATGCGCTCGGTGGGGCGCCCGAGGCCGGCGCGTAGAAAGGTCCGTTCCAGGCCAGACCAGGATGATTTCGCCACGGTCAGTTGCGGTTGCCCTTGGGTCAGGCGGCCGAGGGTTCGGTCGATGCCGGCCTGGCGCAGACTGTTGTAGAACAAACGGATCGACACCCCCAACAGCGTCAGGCAAAGCAGGATGAGCAGCGCCGGTTTGAGCATGCCGTGACCCTCAATACGCCAAGGGAGAGAGTGCC
The Pseudomonas sp. GR 6-02 genome window above contains:
- a CDS encoding TadE/TadG family type IV pilus assembly protein yields the protein MKTGLPRKQKGAVAIEFALVFVIFFAVFYGLVSYSLPLLLMQSFNKSTAEAVRRSVALDPSTANYDTAVRNIATTELTRQLAWIPAALNFNVATDASATYTGGVLTVSINYPTSKLNQVLPFLVLPGIGSVPNLPPILTAQSSLQF
- a CDS encoding prepilin peptidase, with the protein product MQSLVLLIWLTLCAAQDARERHIANGLTVGAGVLALIYLLWTGTTWLGAEAVQGGWALLLALAFTLPGYAVRRMGAGDVKLMATLGLATDGTHLLGGFIGAGVASVLWLLLAPRLWLHMGQRLRARLRYLEPGASKKQPFAPFVLVGVLLTLAWMH
- a CDS encoding response regulator transcription factor, with protein sequence MEWHVNKLTSAVKVLVVDDEPLIVEELCEFIELNGYRCVPCVSGHQAIERFSEDVNIGLVLCDLQMPDMDGIQLVQALQRLSGKHRAFEAIMLTGHANKQDVIKALRIGFADYYQKPIDLAELLEGLQRQEVALQERQRNLQLGHLSQKLQYLCESIDELYQDLDKVRRGASPEPVSGSVDGVVGDPERVVGMPAVFNQLSPRQLEVAQLVGKGQTNYQIACELGITENTVKLYVSQVLRLTHMHNRTQVALALSPGNAGGRRVSAH
- a CDS encoding DUF6124 family protein codes for the protein MFKATPNPPETDDVSPYESLDSKKLNEAAERALDHYLKPPPKQPEGRKPRRMFLVAPDMDNESLLAHVCESLASASVMTSDIAAYVDAPQRHTLLAIQQVIMLAELAVNRVLDNVDVPKAAPHS
- a CDS encoding type II secretion system F family protein; protein product: MKIALLLSALLFLAATLLLLSGLLDQHRRARQVAQRLDGKPLSDHRVSHWLQLLGDSRIGQRSIQLDNETQTLLNRLGWRSARQRSLFAACQIGTPVLALALCLLIQGLFFPQVNNHWITPTLATALGYLLPKRLLAAAAQQRQKQLAIEVSTFIPLLRILFESGMAVEQSLRVLSVEGKQLLPTLTHELRLILARVDSGLELGEELNKATQLLAVDEFTDTCVILQQLIHQGGGAMKSLLALKLLLDDRRLTRLQEYISKMSAKMSVVMMLFLFPALLIVLAGPSFTALARAFGS
- a CDS encoding type II secretion system F family protein, producing the protein MLKPALLILLCLTLLGVSIRLFYNSLRQAGIDRTLGRLTQGQPQLTVAKSSWSGLERTFLRAGLGRPTERIGSWLLLWALGALLGFALAGWIGLLMLLLVPPLALRLYISWRYQRRLKRMIEQLPTLLDHTVRSLKSGRTLADAVLGAINAAEAPLKDAMARVQRNVHLGVSLPDAISDLAELYEKDEFRLFALGLKVNHRYGGNASELFENLIKMIRERDQAARQLRAMTGETRVTAVVLGLMPVGLAGYFLVSNPKYLLAMWNSGSGQMMLATAFGLQVVGCLALWRMLRSV